The Hevea brasiliensis isolate MT/VB/25A 57/8 unplaced genomic scaffold, ASM3005281v1 Scaf339, whole genome shotgun sequence genome contains a region encoding:
- the LOC131177138 gene encoding NADH dehydrogenase [ubiquinone] 1 beta subcomplex subunit 10-A-like, producing MGRKKGVAEFEESPPDDFDPSNPYKDPVAMLEMREHIVREKWIDIEKAKILREKLKWCYRIEGVNHLQKCRHLVHQYLDATRGIGWEQRAAPSLSPWS from the exons ATGGGAAGGAAGAAGGGAGTAGCAGAGTTCGAGGAATCGCCGCCCGATGACTTCGATCCATCCAATCCCTACAAGGACCCGGTGGCGATGCTCGAGATGCGGGAGCACATTGTGAGGGAGAAGTGGATCGACATAGAGAAGGCCAAGATTTTGAGGGAGAAGCTCAAATGGTGCTATCGCATCGAAGGCGTCAACCACCTCCAGAAGTGCCGCCACCTCGTTCACCAATATCTTGACGCCACTCGTGGCATTGGCTGGGAGCAAAGGGCAGCGCCCTCCCTCTCTCCATG GTCCTAA